A single genomic interval of Nitrospirota bacterium harbors:
- a CDS encoding fused MFS/spermidine synthase has protein sequence MGKDRIKGDEICRRRDEYGEIIIAEEGNKRTLYFGEGIIQSTIQTDRPDLLLEDYNEAMMSGLLFKCEPESVLLIGLGGCSLVHFLLKALPDSAIDVVEIRQQVIDLSKDYFRLPADNTNLRIFHAAGEDFIGLRRAYSHNYDIIIVDAFDETGPAAPLLDKDFLSSCRMQLNKNGVFIMNLWNSPKHDFHALYKSIQDAFENNTLKLLLSESYRNAVAFGFENPAACRHLPDYRCTAADLQRKHRINFPRYLKHLYWQNFDDQDQ, from the coding sequence ATGGGGAAAGACAGAATAAAAGGCGACGAAATCTGCCGGCGTCGTGATGAATATGGAGAGATCATCATTGCTGAGGAAGGCAATAAGCGCACCCTCTACTTCGGTGAAGGAATAATTCAAAGTACTATTCAGACTGACAGGCCTGATCTACTTTTGGAAGACTACAATGAGGCTATGATGAGCGGGCTGCTCTTTAAGTGCGAGCCAGAATCGGTTCTCCTAATCGGCCTTGGCGGATGTTCGCTGGTCCACTTCCTGCTGAAGGCATTGCCGGATTCTGCCATAGATGTTGTCGAAATCAGGCAACAGGTTATCGATCTCTCAAAGGATTATTTTCGCCTTCCGGCGGACAATACAAATTTACGGATATTTCATGCAGCAGGCGAAGATTTTATTGGACTCCGCAGGGCGTATTCCCATAACTACGATATAATCATCGTCGACGCATTTGATGAAACTGGCCCTGCTGCCCCTCTTCTTGACAAGGATTTTCTGTCCTCCTGCCGCATGCAGCTGAACAAAAACGGAGTATTCATCATGAATTTATGGAACAGTCCCAAACATGACTTTCATGCACTGTACAAATCAATTCAGGATGCTTTTGAAAATAATACGTTAAAGCTCCTGCTCTCTGAGTCGTATCGGAATGCAGTTGCCTTCGGCTTTGAAAATCCTGCGGCCTGTCGTCATCTGCCGGATTACCGTTGCACAGCCGCAGATCTGCAGCGTAAGCACCGGATCAATTTCCCCAGGTATCTGAAACATCTTTATTGGCAGAATTTTGACGATCAGGATCAATAA
- a CDS encoding redoxin domain-containing protein has translation MSEHYGIKVGELVPDFKIETYEPSRGDFGEISLAELKANKKWTVLFFYPADFTFVUATEFAALAEQHENFKAAGSELITVSTDTKFVHLAWQKDEKMLEKVKYTMGSDPNARLSKLFGVYDREAGLDLRGTFVISPEGKVMNAEVNFFNLGRNIEEILRKVKANSYLAAHQNEGCPAKWQKEGDKTLTPSAQLVGKVFEALK, from the coding sequence ATGAGCGAACACTATGGCATTAAAGTTGGAGAACTGGTCCCGGATTTCAAGATCGAGACGTATGAACCGTCAAGAGGTGACTTTGGAGAGATCAGCCTGGCAGAACTGAAGGCAAATAAGAAATGGACGGTGCTGTTCTTCTATCCGGCCGATTTCACCTTTGTCTGAGCTACTGAATTCGCTGCTCTGGCAGAGCAGCACGAGAATTTCAAGGCAGCCGGCTCTGAACTTATTACTGTCAGCACCGATACGAAATTCGTACATCTTGCCTGGCAAAAGGATGAAAAGATGCTCGAAAAGGTGAAATACACCATGGGCTCAGATCCGAATGCGAGACTCTCAAAACTCTTCGGTGTATACGACAGAGAGGCCGGACTTGATCTGCGGGGAACTTTTGTCATCAGCCCTGAAGGCAAGGTCATGAACGCGGAAGTGAACTTCTTTAATCTCGGAAGAAATATCGAGGAGATCCTCCGCAAGGTGAAGGCGAACAGCTATCTTGCCGCTCATCAGAATGAGGGCTGCCCTGCAAAATGGCAGAAAGAAGGCGACAAGACTCTTACGCCGTCTGCCCAACTGGTAGGCAAAGTATTCGAAGCCCTGAAATAG
- a CDS encoding 4Fe-4S binding protein produces the protein MTIKRIQPWRRIAEAIQALVILGTPFVRINGESALRFDIASLRLHVFGVSLWMDEFFIVLMGLFFLTFLIILITLLFGRIWCGWFCPQTVIIDITSFLDRASTKGITQKIAAYFLTLLCCIVVAASLIWYFVSPYDFLPALLAGHLGLITWGFWLSLSVILFLDYAFLRHTWCKTVCPYAKLQGALFDNNTMVIAFDQRREDDCMDCRACVKVCPVGIDIRKGINAACINCAECLDTCSGKMEKKQKPGLIGYFFGRPGNERNLLRPNALLIGVITLLFFLFFVYHSYTRNPYDLTVMPNYDMKPRITDTGELLNSFVLAAENKSRGVMEFRTAATTEGQTVKVIPEKIALKAGEYRRITVYLFIPGKVSGSVELIFEASQPSPAKIVKILSITAPSEGK, from the coding sequence ATGACAATTAAGAGGATTCAGCCCTGGCGCCGCATTGCAGAAGCTATCCAGGCACTGGTTATCCTGGGGACCCCCTTTGTAAGAATTAATGGAGAGAGTGCTCTCCGCTTTGATATTGCATCACTGAGACTGCACGTGTTCGGCGTGAGCCTCTGGATGGATGAATTTTTTATCGTCCTTATGGGGCTCTTCTTCCTTACCTTTCTCATTATCCTTATCACCCTGCTTTTTGGCCGCATCTGGTGCGGATGGTTCTGTCCGCAGACCGTGATCATCGACATCACGTCGTTTCTGGACAGGGCGAGCACAAAGGGTATCACACAAAAAATAGCGGCTTACTTCCTCACCCTCCTTTGCTGTATCGTGGTGGCCGCCAGTCTGATCTGGTATTTCGTCTCTCCCTATGACTTCTTGCCTGCACTCCTGGCAGGACATCTCGGGCTGATCACCTGGGGCTTCTGGCTATCCCTGAGCGTCATTTTATTTCTTGATTACGCGTTTCTGCGGCATACCTGGTGTAAGACCGTTTGCCCCTATGCAAAACTTCAGGGGGCCCTATTCGACAACAACACCATGGTGATTGCCTTTGACCAACGGAGAGAGGACGACTGCATGGACTGCAGGGCATGTGTCAAGGTCTGTCCTGTCGGCATCGATATCCGCAAAGGGATCAACGCGGCCTGCATTAACTGCGCAGAATGCCTTGACACCTGCTCGGGCAAGATGGAGAAGAAACAGAAACCCGGACTGATCGGCTATTTTTTCGGCAGACCAGGCAATGAGCGGAATCTCCTGAGGCCGAACGCTCTGCTTATCGGCGTTATAACGCTCCTTTTCTTTCTCTTCTTCGTTTATCATTCGTATACCAGAAATCCCTATGATCTGACCGTCATGCCTAATTATGATATGAAACCGCGCATTACCGATACAGGGGAGCTCCTTAATTCCTTTGTCCTGGCAGCTGAGAACAAAAGCAGAGGCGTTATGGAATTCAGGACAGCTGCCACGACTGAAGGGCAGACCGTGAAAGTCATTCCGGAGAAGATCGCACTCAAGGCTGGAGAATACAGGAGGATAACGGTCTACCTCTTTATCCCGGGAAAAGTAAGCGGGAGCGTTGAACTGATTTTTGAGGCCTCTCAGCCTTCTCCAGCAAAGATCGTAAAAATCCTCAGCATTACAGCTCCTTCGGAGGGCAAATGA
- a CDS encoding sulfite exporter TauE/SafE family protein → MLASDSIYLLMLGSGLLGGLGHCSGMCGPIVATYALNLSAALWGLPVHLQA, encoded by the coding sequence ATGTTAGCCAGTGATTCGATCTATCTGCTTATGTTGGGGTCTGGCCTGCTTGGCGGGCTCGGACACTGCAGCGGCATGTGCGGCCCGATTGTCGCCACCTACGCCCTGAACTTATCGGCGGCATTATGGGGCTTACCGGTTCATTTGCAGGCGTAG
- a CDS encoding CcoQ/FixQ family Cbb3-type cytochrome c oxidase assembly chaperone — protein sequence MNAQGIAYFVFGLTLVILFGIIIAFYYSRKRHKKVEDPKYKMFEDDN from the coding sequence ATGAATGCTCAAGGCATTGCATATTTTGTCTTCGGTCTGACGCTTGTTATTCTGTTCGGCATTATCATTGCCTTTTACTATTCCAGAAAAAGACACAAAAAAGTGGAGGACCCGAAGTACAAGATGTTCGAAGATGACAATTAA
- a CDS encoding FixH family protein, translating into MKLLLIVVSIIGLSAVIGAVVIGTRTFDGTVVDRPYERGLAYDAAHHEKEASGWRLDVLNPSFTTGKNDIRFLLTDRNGTPLSDVEIALSISRPSSKDYDKTYAAAKTEQGQYTANADLPLYGYWDAKVQVRDSSRSITFERTLFANQKRP; encoded by the coding sequence ATGAAACTCTTGCTTATTGTCGTCTCAATTATCGGCCTGAGCGCCGTTATCGGCGCTGTGGTCATAGGCACCAGGACATTTGACGGAACCGTTGTAGACAGACCCTATGAACGGGGTCTGGCCTATGACGCGGCACATCATGAAAAAGAGGCATCAGGCTGGAGACTGGATGTTTTGAACCCGTCTTTTACGACAGGGAAAAACGATATCCGTTTTTTGCTCACAGACAGAAATGGAACACCACTTTCCGATGTTGAGATTGCGTTGAGCATCAGCAGACCCTCGTCAAAAGACTATGACAAAACATATGCGGCGGCAAAGACGGAACAAGGGCAGTATACCGCAAATGCAGACCTGCCGCTTTATGGATATTGGGATGCAAAGGTTCAGGTCAGAGACAGCTCCAGAAGTATCACGTTTGAACGCACCCTCTTTGCAAATCAGAAGAGACCCTGA
- a CDS encoding heavy metal translocating P-type ATPase, with the protein MQKNTCDHCLLTFPERDAIREDVDGCQHVFCCHGCRGVFFLIRSEGLADFYDKRHWDAPGSPANPLKELDLKAFGEDVRSTGQGSEIDIFIDGIRCASCVWLNEKFLLRAEGVTSARLNFATHRAKILWNPDVIGLEKILRRVQAIGYTPRPYRESEQYAARKAESRDLLVRFGTAAFLSSQLMIYSIALYAGYFQGIDSGTKIIFEIIAMMLTIPVIAYSGMPFIRSTLSGLRHLHFTMDSLISIGAGSAFMYSVYQIFIGGTVYFDTAAMIITLILLGRYIESTAKGKASETIERLSELAPREARILQKSEGSTKDLSTEETVMVPLAALKKDDRVKVIPGERIPADGRVVYGESETDESILTGESRPLRKTPGSPVIGGSMNLFGTLIFEVTHTGKETVLAGIIRAVEDAQAGKPRLQILADRIVGYFVPAILITSLVTVAVYFFRGASMNDALMTGVSVLVIACPCSLGLATPLAVLVFTTMASSRGILIRGGEVIENTSRLDQVVFDKTGTITEGRPSLKAVLTLDSSLDSQYILRMAASMENLSEHSIGRAIVSAWNGDFFPVRNFQTMPGRGIQGSVDNKDIVMGNEAFMKDHAMIAPSFSTPIENLALPYEKAGDTVIYMGWGGILRVIFIVSDCLREESVDTVKEILLRGKRVAVVSGDNRTTTAAVASAAGIEHVVSEMSPGDKRDYIRELQQRGARLLMVGDGINDAPALTEAFVGIAMGKGTDIAMESADAVLVRSDLSVIPYFLDLSLRAYRVIRQNIFWAFFYNIVAIPLAITGVLHPIIAAGAMAASSLFVVLNSLRIRKGAAA; encoded by the coding sequence ATGCAAAAAAACACCTGTGACCATTGCCTCCTCACCTTTCCCGAACGGGATGCGATCCGTGAGGACGTGGATGGCTGCCAGCATGTATTTTGCTGTCATGGCTGCAGAGGGGTCTTTTTTCTGATCAGGAGCGAAGGCCTGGCCGATTTCTATGACAAAAGGCACTGGGATGCACCGGGCAGCCCGGCCAATCCCCTGAAAGAACTTGACCTTAAGGCCTTCGGCGAGGATGTGCGGTCGACCGGGCAGGGCTCTGAAATCGACATCTTTATTGACGGCATTCGCTGCGCTTCCTGCGTCTGGCTGAACGAGAAGTTTTTGTTGAGAGCTGAAGGCGTTACCTCTGCGCGTCTAAATTTCGCCACCCACAGGGCGAAGATACTCTGGAATCCTGATGTCATAGGGTTAGAAAAGATCCTGAGGAGAGTTCAGGCAATCGGTTACACCCCAAGACCATACCGGGAATCAGAACAATACGCGGCACGGAAGGCAGAGTCGCGGGATCTGCTGGTGCGCTTCGGTACAGCAGCCTTCCTCTCTTCACAGCTTATGATATACAGCATCGCACTCTATGCCGGATATTTTCAGGGCATCGATTCCGGAACAAAGATCATTTTTGAGATCATCGCCATGATGCTGACGATTCCGGTGATCGCATATTCAGGCATGCCGTTTATACGCAGTACTCTCTCCGGTCTTCGGCATCTTCATTTTACGATGGATTCTCTCATCTCGATCGGTGCAGGCTCGGCGTTTATGTACAGCGTGTACCAGATATTCATCGGCGGCACTGTCTATTTTGATACCGCTGCCATGATCATCACACTCATACTGCTTGGCCGTTATATAGAGTCTACCGCAAAGGGCAAGGCGTCTGAGACCATCGAGAGGCTCTCCGAGCTTGCGCCCAGGGAAGCGAGAATCCTTCAGAAATCGGAAGGGAGCACCAAGGACCTCAGCACTGAAGAAACGGTGATGGTTCCCCTTGCCGCATTAAAAAAAGACGATCGTGTGAAGGTCATACCTGGAGAGCGGATTCCTGCTGACGGCAGGGTTGTCTATGGCGAGTCCGAAACCGATGAGTCGATCCTGACCGGTGAATCGAGACCGCTCAGAAAAACCCCGGGCAGCCCGGTGATCGGCGGCAGCATGAATCTTTTCGGCACGCTGATCTTTGAGGTGACGCACACCGGAAAAGAGACGGTATTGGCAGGCATCATCAGGGCGGTCGAAGATGCACAGGCAGGCAAGCCGCGCCTCCAGATATTGGCCGACAGGATCGTCGGGTACTTTGTGCCTGCCATTCTGATCACCTCGCTCGTAACCGTAGCAGTGTATTTCTTCAGGGGAGCATCTATGAATGATGCTCTCATGACCGGTGTATCAGTGCTGGTTATTGCCTGCCCCTGCAGCCTCGGCCTTGCAACACCCCTTGCCGTGCTTGTTTTCACTACGATGGCATCATCCCGCGGCATACTGATCAGGGGAGGCGAAGTTATCGAGAATACCAGCAGACTTGACCAGGTCGTCTTTGACAAGACCGGCACCATAACAGAGGGCAGGCCATCCCTCAAGGCTGTACTGACGCTTGACAGCAGTCTGGACAGCCAGTATATCCTCAGAATGGCAGCCTCGATGGAAAACCTGTCAGAGCACAGTATCGGTCGTGCCATTGTCAGCGCATGGAATGGGGATTTCTTCCCGGTACGGAATTTCCAGACCATGCCGGGGCGCGGCATTCAGGGCTCCGTAGACAATAAGGACATTGTAATGGGCAATGAGGCCTTCATGAAAGACCACGCCATGATTGCCCCATCCTTTTCCACGCCGATCGAGAATCTCGCGCTCCCTTATGAAAAGGCAGGAGATACGGTCATCTATATGGGATGGGGCGGGATACTGAGAGTTATCTTTATTGTTTCTGACTGTCTGAGGGAAGAATCTGTTGATACGGTCAAGGAAATACTGCTGAGAGGAAAGCGTGTTGCGGTCGTCAGCGGAGACAACAGAACCACTACGGCCGCGGTTGCTTCGGCAGCGGGCATAGAACACGTTGTATCTGAGATGTCACCGGGCGACAAGAGAGATTATATCAGGGAGCTTCAGCAGAGGGGAGCACGGTTATTAATGGTCGGCGACGGCATCAATGATGCCCCCGCCCTCACTGAAGCCTTTGTAGGGATTGCCATGGGCAAGGGAACGGATATTGCCATGGAGAGTGCAGACGCTGTCCTGGTCAGGAGCGATCTTTCAGTTATACCCTATTTCCTGGACCTCTCGTTACGTGCGTACCGCGTAATCAGACAGAATATTTTCTGGGCCTTCTTTTATAATATCGTGGCCATACCTCTTGCCATTACAGGAGTGCTCCACCCGATCATCGCGGCAGGGGCCATGGCAGCAAGTTCCCTCTTTGTGGTGCTCAACTCGCTAAGGATACGAAAAGGAGCGGCAGCCTGA
- a CDS encoding cbb3-type cytochrome c oxidase subunit II — protein sequence MAGEIYRKPIMFAIVAAVVILIGTIATVFFPMFTEGMHPKLENLKPYTALQLAGKDIYQREGCNNCHTQTVRPLKTEVMRYGDYSKAGEFAYDRPFLWGSKRTGPDLARIGRKYPDAWHYRHFTDPQAIFAQSNMPKYGWLKDSKLDPSDMEAHMKANGFPYTKDEIAALSTMTELDALVAYMQVIGIAVAKAPAVVTIPFDEKNPLAEDSKTHELGERIFKENCESCHGKDGKGGIGPSIQDNIWLGKEGSVTDGQIFTIIADGTQGGMPPYGTQFDKNTIWSLVWYIRHEQHAQ from the coding sequence ATGGCTGGTGAAATCTACAGAAAACCGATCATGTTCGCCATCGTAGCTGCGGTCGTCATCCTTATCGGCACGATCGCAACCGTCTTTTTCCCCATGTTCACTGAGGGCATGCATCCGAAGCTTGAAAACCTGAAGCCCTACACAGCGCTTCAGTTGGCCGGCAAGGACATCTATCAGCGTGAAGGCTGCAATAACTGCCATACACAGACCGTAAGACCACTGAAAACAGAAGTGATGCGCTATGGCGATTACTCAAAGGCCGGCGAGTTCGCGTATGACCGTCCGTTCCTCTGGGGCTCAAAGAGGACCGGCCCTGACCTTGCGCGTATCGGCAGGAAATATCCGGACGCCTGGCATTACAGACATTTTACCGATCCGCAGGCTATATTTGCCCAGTCGAATATGCCTAAATACGGCTGGCTGAAAGACAGCAAGCTCGATCCCTCAGACATGGAAGCCCATATGAAGGCTAATGGGTTCCCCTATACCAAGGATGAGATTGCAGCCCTATCGACCATGACAGAGCTTGATGCACTTGTCGCCTATATGCAGGTAATCGGCATAGCAGTTGCGAAAGCTCCTGCCGTTGTCACGATTCCTTTTGATGAGAAGAACCCTCTTGCAGAAGATTCAAAGACCCATGAGCTGGGGGAGCGCATCTTCAAGGAAAACTGTGAGTCCTGCCACGGCAAAGACGGCAAAGGCGGCATAGGACCGAGCATTCAGGACAACATCTGGCTCGGTAAGGAAGGCAGCGTGACTGATGGACAGATATTCACGATCATTGCAGACGGCACGCAGGGAGGAATGCCGCCCTATGGAACACAGTTTGACAAAAATACGATCTGGTCGCTTGTCTGGTACATCAGACACGAACAGCATGCACAATAA
- a CDS encoding Rrf2 family transcriptional regulator, whose product MQITRETDYAMRCVLYLSGQTDKVVMVDEISREMATPKSFLAKILQKLVKAGVVKSFRGVKGGFQLNRAPEDINLLDVIEAIEGVVALNTCAVDSSVCGFSKTCAVHTVWITLRGEVNELLRKHNFAEIAATTKKSR is encoded by the coding sequence ATGCAGATAACACGGGAAACAGATTATGCCATGCGTTGCGTACTATATCTCTCAGGCCAGACCGACAAGGTTGTCATGGTTGATGAGATTTCGCGTGAAATGGCAACACCGAAAAGCTTTCTGGCAAAGATCCTTCAGAAATTGGTAAAGGCCGGAGTGGTCAAATCCTTCAGAGGTGTCAAGGGCGGGTTCCAGCTGAACAGGGCCCCGGAGGATATCAACCTGTTAGACGTCATAGAGGCGATCGAAGGCGTTGTTGCCCTCAACACCTGTGCTGTCGACAGCTCAGTCTGCGGGTTCAGCAAGACCTGCGCGGTGCATACCGTATGGATAACACTCAGGGGAGAGGTCAATGAACTGCTCAGAAAACATAACTTTGCCGAAATTGCGGCAACAACAAAGAAATCAAGATAA
- a CDS encoding cbb3-type cytochrome c oxidase subunit I: MTDYQYDHQTVKGFIVSSIFWGVVGILIGLWISIQLWKPELNIPPFFTYGRLRVVHTNGLAFGLGIGAIFGISYYIVMRLTKRPLLFPKLARFHLYLFNAAIALAAVSLFMGMNQSLEYAELEWPLDIGVVILWVIFAVNVFGTIIKRKEQQMYISLWYIIATVIAVAVLYIVNNLSIPAGLFKSYHLFTGVNSANVEWWYGHNAVGFIFTTPILAMFYYFLPKSTGLPIFSHRLAIIAFWSLVFAYLWTGAHHLVYTPLPDWIQTLGIVFTLFLIAPSWGSVVNGYYTVGSDWSKMQTNYLTKFFIMGITFYGLQTVQGPTQAIRVVSSLIHYTDWVPGHVHMGTMGWVTMTVAASVYYIIPKIYNTEIYSIKVANTHFWLVLIGQLMFSVTMWITGIQQGALWKATNADGSLKYTFMEGLVKNYPFWQLRTVAGLIFTVGMLFFIYNIFMTMRKGKALAASRA; encoded by the coding sequence ATGACTGACTATCAGTATGACCACCAGACGGTAAAAGGCTTTATCGTCTCCTCGATCTTCTGGGGAGTGGTCGGTATTCTCATCGGGCTCTGGATCTCGATCCAGTTGTGGAAGCCTGAACTGAATATACCGCCCTTTTTCACCTATGGAAGACTGAGAGTAGTACACACAAACGGGCTCGCTTTCGGGCTCGGCATTGGGGCGATCTTCGGCATTTCTTACTACATTGTAATGAGGCTGACCAAGAGGCCTCTTCTTTTCCCGAAACTCGCACGGTTTCATCTTTATCTCTTTAATGCTGCAATAGCGCTGGCAGCCGTCAGCCTCTTCATGGGAATGAACCAGTCCCTTGAGTACGCTGAACTTGAATGGCCCCTTGATATCGGGGTCGTGATCCTCTGGGTCATCTTTGCGGTCAATGTCTTCGGCACGATCATCAAGAGGAAAGAGCAGCAGATGTATATCTCGCTCTGGTATATCATCGCAACGGTCATTGCCGTTGCCGTGCTCTATATTGTCAACAACCTCTCGATCCCGGCGGGTCTCTTCAAATCCTACCATCTCTTTACAGGGGTAAACAGCGCCAACGTAGAATGGTGGTATGGCCATAATGCCGTCGGCTTCATCTTCACAACACCCATACTGGCAATGTTCTACTATTTCCTGCCAAAGTCAACGGGGCTGCCGATCTTCAGCCACAGACTCGCGATCATAGCCTTCTGGTCTCTGGTATTCGCCTATCTCTGGACAGGCGCGCATCATCTTGTGTACACACCCCTTCCTGACTGGATCCAGACCCTGGGCATCGTTTTTACGCTGTTTCTGATCGCTCCGTCCTGGGGCTCGGTTGTCAACGGATATTACACGGTTGGCTCTGACTGGTCCAAGATGCAGACCAACTATCTGACAAAATTCTTCATTATGGGAATCACCTTCTACGGGCTGCAGACCGTGCAGGGTCCTACCCAGGCAATAAGGGTCGTGAGCTCACTCATCCATTACACTGACTGGGTCCCGGGACATGTTCATATGGGCACCATGGGCTGGGTCACGATGACCGTAGCCGCATCCGTCTATTACATTATCCCGAAGATCTATAACACCGAGATCTACAGCATCAAGGTGGCAAACACCCATTTCTGGCTTGTGCTGATCGGCCAGCTCATGTTCTCGGTCACGATGTGGATCACGGGCATTCAGCAGGGCGCGCTCTGGAAGGCAACGAACGCTGACGGAAGCCTCAAATACACGTTCATGGAAGGGCTGGTAAAGAACTATCCCTTCTGGCAGCTCAGAACGGTTGCAGGTCTGATCTTCACGGTCGGCATGCTCTTCTTTATCTACAATATCTTTATGACGATGCGCAAGGGCAAAGCACTTGCGGCATCGCGGGCATAG
- a CDS encoding ABC transporter ATP-binding protein, producing MAMIRVENLVKKFGNITAVDNVSFDVEEGTIFGFLGPNGAGKTTTISILCTLLSPTSGRTFINGFDCNQESSKVRSAIGIVFQDSSLDKDLTARENLVFHAYLYNVPKSDRKQRVEEALQFAGLTDRADDLVKKFSGGMKRRLEVARGLIHRPKVLFLDEPTLGLDPQSRASLWEFIKGLQEKHKVTIFMTTHYMEEAEVCDKIAIIDRGRIIASGTPAELKKIVGGDVIYLRTTDNGKAMADIKKLFDTEVSEKEGEIFISAMKGEACIPALIREVGDSVLSVRMQRPTLNDVFLKLTGKEIREGSGAGNDDIKTMVRSYRKRHDRD from the coding sequence ATGGCCATGATACGTGTCGAGAACCTGGTAAAGAAATTCGGGAACATAACCGCAGTAGATAATGTCTCCTTTGATGTTGAAGAGGGGACGATCTTCGGTTTTCTCGGCCCAAACGGCGCAGGCAAGACAACCACCATCAGCATTCTCTGCACACTCCTTTCCCCTACCTCCGGCAGGACCTTCATTAACGGTTTTGACTGCAACCAGGAATCGTCAAAGGTGCGAAGCGCCATCGGCATTGTCTTTCAGGACAGTTCGCTCGACAAGGACCTCACAGCCCGGGAAAATCTTGTCTTCCATGCCTATCTGTACAATGTCCCAAAGTCGGATCGGAAGCAGAGGGTGGAGGAAGCCCTGCAGTTCGCAGGTCTTACCGACCGTGCAGACGACCTGGTAAAGAAATTTTCCGGGGGCATGAAGCGTAGGCTTGAGGTCGCACGCGGTCTTATCCACAGGCCAAAGGTGCTCTTCCTCGACGAACCGACACTCGGCCTTGACCCCCAAAGCAGGGCAAGCCTCTGGGAGTTCATTAAGGGCCTGCAGGAAAAACATAAGGTAACGATCTTTATGACAACGCATTACATGGAGGAGGCAGAGGTCTGCGACAAGATTGCGATCATTGACCGGGGCCGGATCATTGCCTCAGGTACGCCTGCCGAATTGAAGAAGATCGTCGGCGGTGACGTGATCTATCTCAGGACCACGGACAACGGCAAGGCGATGGCGGATATTAAAAAGCTCTTTGATACGGAGGTGTCCGAGAAAGAGGGAGAGATCTTTATATCTGCCATGAAAGGGGAAGCCTGCATCCCTGCCCTGATCAGGGAGGTCGGCGATAGCGTCCTTTCCGTGCGCATGCAGAGGCCGACGCTGAACGATGTTTTTCTCAAACTCACCGGCAAGGAGATCCGCGAAGGGAGCGGCGCAGGCAATGATGACATAAAGACCATGGTGCGCTCATACAGGAAACGGCATGATCGAGACTAA
- a CDS encoding sulfite exporter TauE/SafE family protein, which translates to MGLTGSFAGVVQTIERFQNITMAGIGTLMIIMGLAATGWFSFGRSSDSASGQNRLASALSTAINRTIAFISGTHSSGSFYAIGMATGFIPCGLLYTAYIAAAGAGAGANSQAEGFLKGMLMLFLFGTGTAPSLFLIGRIAALKGQWIRKRFYRISSVIMIIIGAMLIYRSFRY; encoded by the coding sequence ATGGGGCTTACCGGTTCATTTGCAGGCGTAGTTCAAACCATCGAAAGGTTTCAGAATATTACCATGGCAGGCATCGGCACACTGATGATCATTATGGGGCTTGCAGCGACGGGCTGGTTTTCTTTCGGCAGAAGCAGCGACAGCGCTTCAGGGCAGAACCGTCTTGCTTCAGCCTTGTCCACTGCAATCAACCGCACGATAGCGTTTATCTCAGGGACGCATTCTTCAGGCTCGTTTTATGCCATAGGTATGGCAACGGGGTTCATTCCCTGCGGTCTGCTCTATACCGCCTATATAGCAGCAGCGGGCGCCGGCGCCGGCGCAAACAGTCAAGCAGAGGGATTTCTCAAGGGCATGCTCATGCTTTTTCTCTTCGGTACCGGAACAGCTCCCTCCCTTTTTCTGATAGGGCGGATCGCAGCACTCAAGGGACAATGGATACGAAAACGCTTTTACCGGATCTCTTCCGTTATTATGATCATCATCGGAGCGATGCTCATCTATCGCTCCTTCAGATACTGA
- a CDS encoding carboxymuconolactone decarboxylase family protein encodes MATLPNQFMSIRKRFEKFFKAVENVGKEAKAAGPLNKKTAHLIQLAAAAASRSEGAVHSHTRRALEAGAKPAEVYHAIILLTSTIGFPTVSAALCWADDVIGEKAKKK; translated from the coding sequence ATGGCTACATTACCGAATCAGTTTATGAGCATCAGGAAGAGGTTTGAGAAGTTTTTTAAGGCTGTTGAAAATGTAGGAAAAGAGGCAAAGGCTGCAGGTCCGCTCAATAAGAAGACCGCACATCTGATACAGCTTGCTGCAGCAGCGGCAAGCCGCTCTGAGGGTGCTGTTCATTCGCATACCCGGAGAGCGCTTGAGGCAGGGGCAAAACCTGCTGAGGTGTACCATGCGATTATCCTGCTGACAAGCACAATCGGCTTCCCGACGGTTTCAGCAGCACTCTGCTGGGCTGATGACGTTATCGGTGAAAAGGCAAAGAAAAAGTAA